The Fusobacterium massiliense sequence AATCTCCTTTTCCTTTTATAGGTAAAATAGCATGAGCAATTCTAGGTCCTAAGTCTCTTGCGGGATTTATTGCATAACCTGTTGCACCTCCTGTAGCAATACCAACTAAGACAACAAGTAAACCAACAATAAAAGGACCATTTCCAGGTTGAATTCCGACTTCTCCATACCCGATAGCTAAAATTCCAACAACAAGAATAGCAGTTCCTATAATTTCAGTAACAACATTCCAAAGAGGAGCATCTATAGAAGGTCCTGTAGAAAAAACACCTAATTTTACTCCAGCTTCAGGTTCAGCATCCATTTGGACTTTATAAACAAGATAGGCTAAGGTTGCTCCGACTATACCTCCTAAAGTCTGTGCTATTATGTATCCAGGGACTAAAGACCAGGCAAATCTTCCAGACATGGCAAGTCCAATTGTTAAAGCTGGGTTAAGATGAGCACCACTTACCCAACCGGTAGCATAGGCAGCTATCATTACTGCAAATCCCCAACCAAAAGTTATAGTTATCCAACCGGCACCTTTTCCATAACTGTGTTTTAAACTACAAGTCATATTAGTTCCGTTTCCAAGGAGCAGAAGTAAAGCTGTTCCAACAAACTCTCCAACATACATACTCATACTTGTACAAACCATAATAAGACCTCCCTTAAAATATATGTTTTATTTCAGAATAAAAACAATTATTTTTGTTTTGTTAGTTTTATTATACCATAAAGTTTAAAAAAATAAAATTTTATTTGAAAGTTTTTTTGTTTTTTGTATTTATACTTTCTTATATAATTTATGTAAAATAAATAAAGTCTCTTGACAGCCGTATGAGTTCTACGAGCTCAATAAACACAGGCTCTTCGAACTAATACGGACGTCAGAGACTAATTTTAATTATTTAATTTTATATTTTCTTATAGAATAAAAAAAGTAATTATAAATTAATATTAAAATTATCAATTTATAATTACTTTCTTGTTTATACTATTATTTTTGTATTATTAAAAGTAAGTATGGAATTATATTGATTTTAGAAAATTAATAGCTTCTTTTAAAGTTAGTTGAGATATAAAAAATATTTCATCATCAGTTAACAAATTAAATTTTCTTTTAAATTCTAAGCAATGCATATAAAACATCTCCTTTTTGTATATAAAATAATCTACATTTCTATTTGACATAACTGTATCATATTTTATATACAAAGTCAATAAAATTTTTTTATTTTTTTATAGAAAAGTATAAATTTAAGTGTTTATTAGTCTCTGACGTCCGTATTAGTTCAAAGGAATGTCTGCTAAAGTGTTTTATTGATTGTACAAAATAGTAATTTTAGGAAAAATAAAAATAAAATGAGAATGAGAATGAGAATGTATACTTTTATATAGACAAAAAAAATAAAATTTGTTATAATTAATGTATATTAAATTGTATACTCTTTGGAGGTTTTTATGAGTTTTGGAAAGTTTTTAAAAGAAATAAGATTAAAAAATAAAGATAGTTTAAGAAGTCTAGCAGAAAAAATGGAACTACACTTTACTTTTATAGATAAGATAGAAAAAGGGACAGCTCCTATTTCAAAAACATTTATTGAAAAAATTGTAGATATTTATCCTGAAGAAAAATCAAAATTAAAAAAAGAATACTTGAAAGAAATATTACCAAAAATGTTTCAAAATGAAGATGCCGGAAAAGTTATAGAAAATGATAAGATTTTAAATTTGCCTGTTTATGGAAAAGCAAGTGCAGGAAGAGGATATATAAATATGGAAAGCCCTGACTATTATATGCCGGTATTAAAAGGGAATTTTTCTAAAAGAAGTTATTTTGTAGAAATAACAGGGAATAGTATGTATCCAACACTTGAAGATGGACAATTTGCTTTGGTTGACCCAGATAATCTTGAATATGTAAAAAATAAGATATATGTAATCACATATAATGATGAAACATATATAAAAAGATTAGAAGTTAAAGAAAAATTGGGAATTATAAGCTTAAAAAGTGACAATCCAGAATATGATGATATAGATATATCAGGAGATATGCAAGAATATTTTAGGGTCAATGGAAGAGTTGTGGAAGTAATCTCCAAGAAAAAATTATTGTAGAAATAAAAAGCTATTGCTATATGTGAAAAAATTTTATATAATTAAAATATACTATAATTATTGAGTTATAGTATGCTTATTTTTTGAAACAATATGGAGGTGTTTTTATGTCAGAATTAGGAAATATAAGAATAGCAGATGATGTGGTAAAAACTATAGCAGCAAAGGCAGCAGCAGATGTTGAAGGTGTGTATAAATTAGCTGGTGGAGTTGTAGATGAAGTTAGCAAAATATTAGGAAAAAAAAGACCAACTAATGGTATAAAAGTTGAAGTTGGAGAAGTTGAATGCAGCATAGAAGTATATTTAGTTATAAAATATGGATACAGAATTCCTGAAGTTGCAGAAGAAGTTCAAAAAGCAGTTTTAGAAGAAGTTTCTAAACTTAGTGGGTTAAAAGTTGTAGAAGTAAATGTCTATGTCCAAAATGTTAGAATCGAAGAAACTGTTGAAACATCAGAAGATTTTGAAGACTAATTTTGGGTGGTGTATATGTTTAAAAAACTAATATTTCTTTTGGCTTGGCTAGGTATATTTTTAATATCTCTTGTTAGTATAAATTATATACTTTTACCTAATCAATTTATATTTGAAAATCCATTTTTGGATTTAAAAGAAATAACAGCTTTTGAATTTAAAATGGCTGTATTGGTTATTTCAACTATTTATATTTTTATATGTCTTATTAAATTTTTCTCTATTTTTGAAAGAAAAAAAGACTATGAAAAAAAGACTGAAAATGGGACATTAAAAATTTCAAGAAACACTATCAATAATTATGTTGCAGATTTATTGAGAAGAGATGTTGATATAACTGGAATAAAAGTTAATAGTGAATTAAAAGGGAAAAAATTTTTAGTTTATATAAAATTTGAATTATTAGCTAAGTTGAATATAAGTGCTAAAATAGAAGAAGTCCAAGCTATGGTAAAAAAAGAATTAACAGAAAATGTTGGCGTTGATGTAAGCAAAGTGCTAGTAAATATATCTAAATTAGGTATTAAAGAGAAAGAAGTTGAAAAAGAAGTCAACAAACAATATAGTGATGTAGAGGAGAATATTTAGATGCCAGACAATATTTTAGAAATTTTAATTGAAAAAATTATTAATAATTGGAAAAAAGTTTATGGAACTATTCTGGGATTTATAGTAGGACTTACTGTTGTTAGCTACGGTTTATTCAAGGCTATCATCATATTTGCTTTTGCTTTTATTGGGTATAAATTAGCAGACTCAAATTTTGTAAAAAGAGTAAAAAAAGCTATTATAAATAGGCTGAAAGAGGATTAATTGATGAGTGAGAATTTTGATGAAGTAGAAAGAAAGCCAAAGAGTGGAAGAAGACTAGTTAGAGATGAACTTTTTAAAATTATTTTTGAAGTTGAAGCTGATGAAAATTCGAAAGAAAGAATTAAAGTTATTTATGACCAATATATAGTTAGAGATGAGGAACTTAGACCTAAATTAAATGGAGAAGAATTAGCTTTTATAGAAAAATATATAAATGGAATACAAGAAAAAAATGAAAAAATTGAAAAAATTATTTCAGAAAATATGGAGAACTGGAGCTTAGATAGGATAGGACTAGTAGAGAGAACTCTATTAAAAATATCAGTTTATGAATTGTTAGAAGAAGATGTACCAACAGAAATTTCTGTGAATGAAGCTGTGGAATTAGCAAAAGAGTACGGAGACACTAAAGCATATGAATTTGTAAATGGAGTCCTAGCAAAAGTTATTAAAGCAGAAAAATAAAAGGAACTATTTACTAGTTCCTTTTTCTACTTTATAGGAAAG is a genomic window containing:
- a CDS encoding MIP/aquaporin family protein; this translates as MVCTSMSMYVGEFVGTALLLLLGNGTNMTCSLKHSYGKGAGWITITFGWGFAVMIAAYATGWVSGAHLNPALTIGLAMSGRFAWSLVPGYIIAQTLGGIVGATLAYLVYKVQMDAEPEAGVKLGVFSTGPSIDAPLWNVVTEIIGTAILVVGILAIGYGEVGIQPGNGPFIVGLLVVLVGIATGGATGYAINPARDLGPRIAHAILPIKGKGDSNWKYAWVPVVAPIIGAILGAFIFDTFLSIVCVAI
- a CDS encoding XRE family transcriptional regulator, whose product is MSFGKFLKEIRLKNKDSLRSLAEKMELHFTFIDKIEKGTAPISKTFIEKIVDIYPEEKSKLKKEYLKEILPKMFQNEDAGKVIENDKILNLPVYGKASAGRGYINMESPDYYMPVLKGNFSKRSYFVEITGNSMYPTLEDGQFALVDPDNLEYVKNKIYVITYNDETYIKRLEVKEKLGIISLKSDNPEYDDIDISGDMQEYFRVNGRVVEVISKKKLL
- a CDS encoding Asp23/Gls24 family envelope stress response protein, whose translation is MSELGNIRIADDVVKTIAAKAAADVEGVYKLAGGVVDEVSKILGKKRPTNGIKVEVGEVECSIEVYLVIKYGYRIPEVAEEVQKAVLEEVSKLSGLKVVEVNVYVQNVRIEETVETSEDFED
- the amaP gene encoding alkaline shock response membrane anchor protein AmaP, coding for MFKKLIFLLAWLGIFLISLVSINYILLPNQFIFENPFLDLKEITAFEFKMAVLVISTIYIFICLIKFFSIFERKKDYEKKTENGTLKISRNTINNYVADLLRRDVDITGIKVNSELKGKKFLVYIKFELLAKLNISAKIEEVQAMVKKELTENVGVDVSKVLVNISKLGIKEKEVEKEVNKQYSDVEENI
- a CDS encoding DUF2273 domain-containing protein, giving the protein MPDNILEILIEKIINNWKKVYGTILGFIVGLTVVSYGLFKAIIIFAFAFIGYKLADSNFVKRVKKAIINRLKED
- the nusB gene encoding transcription antitermination factor NusB, which codes for MSENFDEVERKPKSGRRLVRDELFKIIFEVEADENSKERIKVIYDQYIVRDEELRPKLNGEELAFIEKYINGIQEKNEKIEKIISENMENWSLDRIGLVERTLLKISVYELLEEDVPTEISVNEAVELAKEYGDTKAYEFVNGVLAKVIKAEK